From the Nodularia sp. NIES-3585 genome, one window contains:
- a CDS encoding CopG family transcriptional regulator — protein MNQTNVYTSPTATTSSKEPNIQQLTLTLTPEEAQILEQYCQQTGKSEMDMIRELIQGLPVN, from the coding sequence ATGAATCAGACTAATGTGTATACATCTCCCACTGCTACAACTTCCAGTAAAGAACCTAACATCCAGCAACTTACCTTAACGTTGACACCAGAAGAAGCCCAGATTCTGGAACAATATTGTCAACAAACCGGAAAATCTGAAATGGATATGATCCGGGAATTGATTCAAGGGTTACCCGTGAATTAA
- a CDS encoding NB-ARC domain-containing protein, translating to MTLQNKTRKRGVLLTTKGLQKIQDAKRNSEAKENFGNRYTLEEMSASSGLYPGTISKVLNREGGVDKHTIEKLFSAFGLKIEKSDYSTANNRLYWGEAIFPSVFYGRKEELITLEQWILDDQCRLVTLLGIGGIGKTSLSVMLAQQIQENFEYVIWRSLREAPPIKIIIANLIQFLSDEQEIESNLPENVSGRISRLLDYLQNHRCLLILDNAESILRSGSRAGVYREGHEEYGQLLRRVGEATHQSCLVLTSREKPKEVALLEGETLPVRSLPLSGLKVAEGQEILKLKGLSAAEDEWKAMIERYAGNPLALKIVATTIQDIFDGNITEFLQQDTAVFGDIRDILDQHFERLSDLEKDVMYWLAINRESITLSELRDDIVSLVPQAKLLEALESLGRRSLIEKTTPKLVEKTTAAFTLQPVVMEFMTQVLIERVCEEIATENIQLFRCHALIKASTKDYIREVQIRLILKPVIDGLLTVLKSNKGIENRLNKILVRLREESPQEPGYTAGNILNLLCQLQTNFSGYDFSEMTVWQADLRNVKLHNVNFQNADLAKSVFTETFGGIASVAFSPNGELLATGDTNGEIRLYQVADWKQLQICQGHINWVPSLAFSPDGSILASSSSDHTVKLWDTNTGQCLQTLREHEHEVWTIAFSPDGNTLVSGSNDRTMKLWSVRTAKCLKTFHGHTSWIICAVFTLDGHILVSGSDDDTIRLWDISTGKCLKILRGHGDGIRSITISPEGRTIVSSSDDQTVKLWNIGTGECIKTLQGHNAAVWSVAMNPQGNIIASGSLDQTVRLWNVSTGQCLKILQGHSGWVLSVTFNLQGNILATSSDDQTVKLWDVSTGQCLKTLSGYTSQSWSVAYSQDGQILASGGHDQIVRLWDVNTGQSRQSFQGHCAVVRSVAFSPNGKILASSSDDRIIKLWDVNTGQSWQNFQGHSAAIQSVVFSPDGQKLASGSDDHTVRLWDINTGQGLQVFQGHRAAVQSVAFSPDGQTLASGAWDQTVKLWDVSTGVCKRTLEGHNNWVWSIAFSPKGELLASASYDGKVRLWSISTGACLQTFEVYANGIVKAVIFSRDGQILASSSPDYTVKLWDINTGECKRTLFGHSAWVWSIAFSPDNQTLASSGADETIRIWDISTGECLKTLKAKKFYEGMNIRGVKGFTAATIVTLKGLGAIA from the coding sequence ATGACTTTACAAAATAAAACACGTAAGCGTGGTGTTTTACTTACTACTAAAGGGTTGCAAAAAATTCAGGACGCGAAGCGTAACTCCGAAGCAAAGGAAAATTTTGGTAACAGGTACACTCTCGAAGAAATGAGCGCCAGTTCTGGATTATATCCCGGTACGATCTCAAAAGTTCTAAATCGTGAAGGCGGAGTAGATAAACACACTATTGAAAAGCTTTTTTCAGCTTTTGGTTTAAAAATAGAGAAAAGTGATTATTCTACCGCAAATAACCGTCTGTATTGGGGAGAAGCTATTTTCCCATCAGTTTTTTATGGACGGAAAGAAGAACTGATTACTTTAGAGCAATGGATTCTGGATGATCAATGCCGATTAGTCACACTATTGGGAATAGGAGGTATTGGTAAAACGTCACTTTCTGTAATGCTAGCTCAACAGATTCAGGAAAACTTTGAGTATGTGATCTGGCGATCGCTAAGAGAAGCTCCGCCGATTAAAATTATTATTGCTAACCTGATCCAATTTCTATCTGACGAACAGGAAATAGAAAGTAACTTACCGGAAAATGTCAGTGGGAGGATATCAAGATTACTTGATTATTTACAAAATCATCGTTGTCTGCTGATACTTGATAATGCCGAGTCAATTCTTCGCAGTGGTAGTCGAGCCGGGGTTTATCGAGAAGGACATGAGGAATATGGTCAGCTTTTAAGACGCGTAGGAGAAGCAACTCACCAAAGCTGCTTAGTGCTAACTAGTCGCGAAAAACCTAAAGAAGTCGCTTTACTCGAAGGAGAAACACTACCTGTGCGCTCTTTACCATTGAGCGGCTTGAAGGTAGCAGAAGGGCAAGAAATCTTAAAACTCAAGGGGCTATCAGCAGCAGAAGATGAATGGAAAGCAATGATTGAACGCTATGCAGGTAATCCCTTAGCCCTGAAAATAGTTGCCACGACTATTCAAGATATATTTGATGGTAATATAACTGAATTTTTACAACAAGACACGGCTGTTTTTGGTGACATTCGTGATATTCTAGACCAGCATTTTGAGCGGTTGTCAGATTTAGAAAAGGATGTCATGTACTGGCTAGCAATTAATCGTGAGTCGATTACACTCTCAGAATTGCGAGATGATATTGTATCACTAGTACCACAGGCAAAATTACTAGAGGCTTTAGAATCTTTAGGTAGGCGATCGCTAATTGAGAAGACTACCCCTAAACTAGTGGAGAAAACTACAGCAGCTTTCACCCTACAACCTGTAGTCATGGAATTTATGACTCAGGTATTAATAGAGCGAGTCTGTGAAGAGATTGCAACTGAGAATATTCAGCTTTTTAGATGCCACGCTCTGATCAAGGCTAGTACAAAAGACTACATTAGGGAAGTTCAAATTCGCCTCATCCTCAAACCAGTTATCGATGGGCTACTCACTGTATTAAAAAGCAATAAAGGCATTGAAAACAGATTAAATAAAATTTTAGTCAGGCTCCGAGAAGAATCGCCACAAGAACCAGGGTACACAGCTGGAAATATTCTTAATTTGCTTTGTCAACTCCAGACAAATTTCAGTGGCTATGATTTTTCTGAAATGACCGTTTGGCAAGCAGACTTACGAAATGTGAAGTTGCACAATGTCAATTTCCAAAATGCTGATTTAGCTAAGTCAGTTTTTACTGAAACCTTTGGTGGGATTGCCTCAGTAGCCTTTAGTCCTAATGGCGAACTTTTGGCTACCGGGGATACCAATGGTGAGATTCGCTTGTACCAAGTTGCGGATTGGAAACAACTTCAAATTTGTCAAGGACATATTAACTGGGTTCCATCACTGGCCTTTAGTCCTGATGGTAGTATCCTTGCTAGCAGTAGTAGTGACCACACTGTGAAGTTGTGGGATACGAATACAGGTCAATGCCTTCAAACCTTACGAGAACATGAACATGAAGTATGGACAATTGCCTTTAGTCCCGATGGTAATACACTAGTCAGTGGCAGTAATGACCGCACGATGAAACTATGGAGTGTTCGTACTGCTAAATGCCTCAAAACTTTTCATGGACATACAAGTTGGATCATCTGTGCAGTTTTTACTCTGGATGGTCACATCTTAGTGAGCGGTAGTGATGACGACACTATTAGATTATGGGATATCAGCACTGGTAAATGCCTCAAAATTTTGCGCGGTCATGGTGATGGCATACGATCAATCACTATCAGTCCTGAAGGTCGGACAATAGTTAGTAGCAGTGATGACCAAACAGTAAAGTTGTGGAATATTGGCACTGGTGAATGCATTAAAACTCTACAGGGGCATAATGCTGCGGTTTGGTCAGTTGCGATGAATCCTCAAGGCAATATCATAGCTAGTGGTAGCCTTGATCAGACGGTGAGACTATGGAACGTTAGCACTGGTCAATGTCTCAAAATTCTTCAGGGACATTCTGGTTGGGTACTTTCTGTTACCTTTAATTTGCAAGGGAATATTCTCGCCACTAGCAGTGATGACCAAACTGTGAAACTATGGGATGTTAGCACTGGTCAATGTCTCAAAACTCTCAGTGGATACACCAGCCAATCTTGGTCAGTTGCTTACAGTCAAGATGGACAAATCTTGGCAAGTGGCGGTCATGACCAAATTGTCCGGTTATGGGATGTGAATACGGGTCAATCCCGGCAAAGTTTTCAGGGACATTGTGCTGTAGTTCGATCAGTTGCCTTCAGCCCAAATGGAAAAATATTAGCCAGTAGTAGTGACGACCGCATAATTAAGTTGTGGGATGTGAATACAGGTCAATCCTGGCAAAATTTTCAAGGACATTCTGCTGCCATCCAGTCAGTTGTCTTCAGTCCAGATGGGCAAAAACTGGCAAGTGGTAGTGACGACCACACGGTGAGGTTATGGGATATTAATACGGGTCAAGGCTTACAAGTTTTCCAGGGACATCGTGCTGCTGTCCAGTCGGTGGCCTTTAGTCCGGATGGTCAGACTTTGGCCAGTGGTGCTTGGGATCAAACGGTCAAGTTGTGGGATGTCAGCACTGGTGTGTGCAAAAGAACGCTGGAAGGACATAATAATTGGGTTTGGTCAATCGCTTTTAGTCCCAAAGGTGAACTGCTCGCCAGTGCTAGTTATGATGGAAAAGTCCGGTTGTGGAGTATTAGCACTGGTGCTTGTCTCCAAACTTTCGAGGTTTATGCCAATGGTATCGTCAAAGCAGTGATTTTTAGTCGGGATGGTCAGATTCTAGCTAGTAGCAGTCCCGATTACACAGTAAAGTTATGGGATATTAATACAGGTGAATGCAAAAGAACTTTATTTGGACATTCAGCTTGGGTTTGGTCAATTGCCTTTAGCCCAGATAATCAAACGCTGGCTAGTAGTGGCGCTGATGAGACGATTAGAATTTGGGATATCAGCACGGGTGAGTGCTTAAAAACTTTGAAGGCTAAAAAATTTTATGAGGGAATGAATATCAGAGGGGTTAAAGGTTTTACGGCTGCGACTATTGTTACTCTCAAAGGCTTGGGGGCAATTGCGTAG